From Gloeocapsa sp. PCC 73106, one genomic window encodes:
- a CDS encoding DUF4359 domain-containing protein produces MQASKLIWKIGGVTLGVMGGLLILSNPGQHAYEDYATTTLVTYVKEDVCSKATPEGIEFITSHCKSLVDVSRPQIEEVISNKTQRQNFWLFSIYETDLSFFEPLPSYRFHTLGLFQQFYVYNQEEL; encoded by the coding sequence ATGCAAGCCTCAAAATTAATCTGGAAAATTGGCGGCGTTACCCTAGGAGTAATGGGAGGACTACTTATATTGAGCAATCCCGGACAACATGCTTACGAAGATTACGCAACCACTACCTTAGTCACTTATGTAAAAGAGGATGTCTGCAGCAAAGCTACCCCAGAAGGTATAGAGTTCATAACATCCCACTGTAAATCTTTGGTAGATGTATCTCGTCCCCAAATCGAAGAAGTAATCTCTAATAAAACCCAGAGACAAAATTTTTGGTTGTTTAGCATTTATGAAACTGATTTATCTTTTTTTGAGCCTTTACCTAGTTATCGTTTTCACACTTTAGGTCTATTTCAACAATTTTATGTGTATAACCAGGAAGAACTATAG
- a CDS encoding type II toxin-antitoxin system HigA family antitoxin has protein sequence MVGFNEEFYGLLLREYLPRIITSEQENEKALSQIEKLMFKENRTSEEDTLYLLLVHLVEAYEESEYHIESTSPHEALKHLMVEQRLRKKDLEDIIGSQETVSEIINGKRRISTDQAKNLAALFGVSPAVFI, from the coding sequence ATGGTTGGTTTCAATGAAGAGTTTTATGGTTTACTTTTAAGAGAATATCTTCCCAGGATTATCACTTCGGAACAAGAAAATGAAAAGGCTCTTTCTCAAATAGAAAAACTAATGTTTAAAGAGAACCGAACCTCTGAAGAGGACACTCTTTACTTGCTTCTTGTTCACCTTGTAGAAGCTTACGAAGAATCAGAGTATCACATTGAATCGACTTCACCCCATGAGGCTCTTAAACATCTTATGGTGGAACAGAGGCTTAGAAAAAAAGACTTGGAGGATATTATAGGATCTCAAGAGACTGTCTCGGAAATTATCAACGGAAAAAGAAGGATTAGCACAGACCAAGCAAAGAACCTTGCTGCTTTATTTGGTGTATCTCCAGCAGTTTTTATTTAA
- a CDS encoding PIN domain-containing protein, with amino-acid sequence MGKQYKIYLDACCLNRPFDDQRQSRIYLEAQAVMTILSQCQGATWKLINSSALIAELNQIPNWERQQNVKKLLDIAKIKVINSAFIENRAAELKKLGFSDYDATHIASAERSQADVFLTTDDRLFKKAQKNSQLINVLINNPVQWLAEITQAEESNDENPN; translated from the coding sequence ATGGGCAAACAATATAAAATCTATCTTGATGCTTGTTGTTTAAATCGTCCGTTTGATGACCAAAGACAATCTCGTATTTATTTAGAAGCACAAGCAGTTATGACAATTCTGAGTCAGTGTCAAGGGGCGACTTGGAAACTTATTAATAGTAGTGCTTTAATCGCTGAATTAAATCAAATACCCAATTGGGAAAGACAACAAAATGTCAAAAAATTACTCGACATTGCTAAAATTAAAGTTATTAATAGTGCCTTTATTGAAAACAGAGCCGCCGAACTCAAAAAATTAGGATTTTCTGACTATGATGCCACTCACATCGCCAGCGCCGAAAGAAGTCAGGCTGATGTATTTCTCACAACAGATGATAGGCTCTTCAAAAAAGCTCAAAAAAACTCTCAATTAATTAACGTTTTGATTAACAATCCTGTTCAATGGCTAGCTGAAATAACACAAGCAGAGGAAAGCAATGATGAAAACCCAAACTGA
- the ileS gene encoding isoleucine--tRNA ligase — translation MTESKSYQNTVNLPKTKFEMRANSAQKEPEIQKFWSEHQIYGRVSQNNSVGSFILHDGPPYANGSLHMGHALNKILKDIINKYKLLRGYEISYVPGWDCHGLPIELKVLQKMKPHERAELTPLKLRSLAREFALEAVAEQSKGFQRFGIWGDWENPYLTLTPAYEAAQIGVFGEMALKGYIYRGLKPVHWSPSSGTALAEAELEYPEGHTSLSIYAAFPVVALSAQAEKILVPFAEDLGVAIWTTTPWTIPGNLAVAVNAELTYAIASGAKTHRYIIVAADLVPRLSQILETNLTIVATIKGADLEHCRYRHPLFDRESSIVIGGDYITTESGTGLVHTAPGHGQEDYIVGQRYGLPILSPVDDQGNFTAEAGAFAGLNVLKDANSAIIAALAEAGSLLKEEPYVHKYPYDWRTKKPTIFRATEQWFASVEGFRTDALEAIASVTWIPSQGQNRITPMVAERSDWCISRQRSWGVPIPVFYDIETSEPLLTAETIAHVQEIIAAQGSDAWWELSVAELLPEPYRIKHDRYRKGTDTMDVWFDSGSSWASVVKHRGLKYPVDIYLEGSDQHRGWFQSSLLTSVATNGIAPYRTVLTHGFVLDEKGNKMSKSVGNVVDPLVIISGGKNQKQEPPYGADTLRLWVSSVDYSTDVRIGNNMLQQLADVYRKIRNTARFLLGNLYDFDPKSQAVPYEELPQLDQYMLHRATEVFTEVTEAFESYQFFRFFQTVQNFCVVDLSNFYLDIAKDRLYISSLNSHRRRSCQTVIAIILENLAKAIAPVLSHMAEDIWQFLPYTPPTKSVFESGWIQLSPQWARPELSSTWVTLRELRNEVNKVMELARTAKMIGSSLEAKVLLWSGDSQTQALLSSYLVDSRYGVDELRYLFLASGVELLTSPELITEADYHVQLANIAIALHPAEGDKCERCWNYSTRVGEFAEHPTICERCYPVL, via the coding sequence GTGACAGAATCCAAGAGTTATCAGAACACGGTTAATTTGCCTAAAACTAAATTTGAAATGCGGGCTAATTCCGCACAAAAAGAGCCAGAAATCCAGAAATTCTGGTCAGAACATCAGATTTACGGACGAGTATCCCAGAATAATTCAGTAGGAAGCTTTATACTCCACGATGGTCCTCCCTACGCTAACGGATCATTGCATATGGGACACGCTCTCAATAAAATTCTCAAAGATATTATAAATAAGTATAAACTCTTAAGAGGCTATGAGATTTCCTATGTCCCGGGTTGGGATTGCCATGGGTTGCCCATAGAGTTAAAAGTGTTACAAAAAATGAAGCCTCACGAAAGAGCGGAATTAACACCGTTAAAACTGCGCTCCCTAGCTAGAGAATTCGCACTAGAAGCGGTTGCAGAGCAATCAAAAGGGTTTCAACGCTTTGGCATTTGGGGAGACTGGGAAAACCCCTATTTAACCCTGACTCCCGCTTATGAAGCCGCTCAAATTGGAGTATTCGGGGAAATGGCTCTCAAAGGTTATATCTACCGAGGCCTAAAACCAGTACACTGGAGTCCAAGCTCTGGTACCGCTTTAGCAGAAGCTGAATTAGAATATCCCGAAGGTCATACCTCTTTAAGTATATATGCAGCTTTTCCAGTAGTAGCTCTGAGCGCACAAGCTGAAAAAATATTAGTACCCTTTGCCGAAGATTTGGGTGTAGCGATATGGACGACGACACCCTGGACAATTCCCGGTAATTTAGCTGTAGCGGTAAATGCTGAGTTGACTTACGCGATCGCGTCTGGAGCTAAAACCCATCGCTATATCATCGTCGCTGCTGATTTAGTACCCCGACTCTCGCAAATCCTGGAAACTAATTTAACTATAGTCGCTACCATCAAAGGTGCAGATTTAGAACATTGTCGCTATCGTCACCCTCTGTTTGACCGAGAAAGTAGTATCGTGATTGGGGGAGACTATATCACCACAGAATCGGGTACGGGCTTAGTACATACAGCACCGGGTCACGGACAAGAAGACTACATAGTTGGTCAACGTTACGGTTTACCTATTCTTTCTCCCGTAGATGACCAGGGGAATTTTACCGCAGAGGCAGGAGCATTCGCAGGCTTAAACGTACTCAAAGACGCCAACTCCGCTATTATCGCTGCTCTAGCTGAAGCTGGCTCTTTACTAAAAGAGGAGCCTTACGTACATAAGTATCCCTACGACTGGCGGACCAAAAAACCAACGATCTTCCGCGCTACAGAGCAATGGTTCGCTTCGGTAGAAGGTTTTCGCACTGACGCTCTAGAGGCGATCGCTTCGGTCACCTGGATACCGAGTCAGGGACAAAATCGGATTACTCCTATGGTAGCTGAGCGCAGTGACTGGTGTATCTCGCGCCAGCGTAGTTGGGGAGTTCCCATTCCTGTTTTCTATGATATAGAGACTTCAGAACCTTTATTGACCGCGGAAACTATCGCCCACGTACAGGAAATTATCGCTGCTCAAGGCTCAGATGCATGGTGGGAGTTATCTGTAGCCGAACTACTTCCGGAACCCTATCGGATAAAACACGATCGCTATCGCAAGGGAACCGATACTATGGACGTTTGGTTTGATTCTGGCTCATCTTGGGCGTCTGTAGTGAAACACAGAGGACTTAAATACCCCGTAGATATCTATTTAGAAGGTTCTGATCAACACCGGGGTTGGTTTCAGTCAAGTTTATTGACTAGTGTAGCTACTAATGGGATCGCTCCTTATCGTACGGTGTTAACTCACGGTTTCGTTCTGGACGAAAAGGGTAATAAGATGAGTAAATCTGTGGGTAACGTGGTAGATCCACTAGTGATTATCTCAGGGGGTAAAAATCAAAAACAGGAACCTCCCTATGGGGCTGATACTTTAAGATTGTGGGTATCTTCAGTAGATTACTCGACGGATGTACGTATTGGGAATAATATGCTGCAACAGTTAGCGGACGTGTATCGCAAGATTCGCAACACGGCTCGCTTTCTTTTGGGTAACTTATACGATTTCGATCCGAAGTCTCAAGCTGTTCCCTACGAGGAATTACCTCAATTGGATCAATATATGCTCCACCGCGCCACAGAGGTATTTACAGAGGTGACTGAGGCTTTTGAAAGTTATCAATTCTTCCGCTTCTTCCAAACGGTACAAAATTTTTGTGTCGTAGATTTATCGAATTTTTATCTAGATATAGCCAAAGATCGACTCTATATCTCTAGTCTCAACTCCCACCGACGTCGCAGTTGTCAGACTGTAATCGCTATTATCCTGGAAAATCTGGCTAAGGCGATCGCTCCTGTACTCTCTCATATGGCTGAGGATATTTGGCAGTTCCTCCCCTATACTCCACCGACTAAATCTGTGTTCGAGTCTGGTTGGATTCAATTATCACCCCAATGGGCTCGTCCTGAGCTCTCGAGTACCTGGGTTACTTTGAGAGAACTACGTAACGAGGTGAATAAGGTTATGGAACTGGCGCGAACTGCTAAAATGATTGGGTCTTCTTTGGAGGCTAAAGTACTTCTGTGGAGTGGCGATTCCCAGACTCAAGCCCTACTGAGTAGTTATCTGGTAGATTCTCGTTATGGTGTAGATGAACTCCGTTATCTTTTCTTAGCTTCGGGTGTGGAGTTATTGACTTCCCCTGAATTAATTACTGAAGCTGATTATCACGTTCAGTTGGCAAACATAGCGATCGCTCTTCATCCCGCTGAGGGAGATAAATGCGAAAGATGCTGGAATTATTCTACCCGCGTGGGCGAGTTTGCTGAGCATCCTACTATCTGTGAACGCTGCTATCCTGTACTATAG
- a CDS encoding TetR/AcrR family transcriptional regulator — protein sequence MQVFGTKELVRDLSKKSPKEEKTRECILKEALRLFAKEGFDGATTKDIATAAKIAEGTLFRYFPNKKSILVEVVTTGWVEILTDLLTELSEMENYQAVAKVMRKRMLRMRESNDLLRVCFIEAQFHPDLRDRIQIEVISKMTSVAEAFFQTAMDKGIYRRTNPKIVAQVFLGMFAIAGFSNQTIIDPDASPQALQEMAEGIADIFLHGVLAPSK from the coding sequence ATGCAAGTTTTTGGTACCAAAGAATTAGTTAGAGATCTCTCCAAGAAAAGTCCTAAAGAAGAAAAAACGCGTGAGTGTATTCTAAAAGAGGCATTGCGCTTATTCGCTAAGGAAGGTTTCGATGGCGCTACAACTAAAGATATCGCGACCGCCGCTAAGATCGCCGAAGGAACTCTCTTTCGTTATTTTCCCAATAAAAAGTCTATCCTCGTAGAAGTGGTGACGACAGGATGGGTGGAAATTCTCACAGATTTACTGACAGAATTAAGCGAAATGGAAAATTATCAAGCCGTAGCTAAGGTAATGCGCAAAAGAATGTTAAGGATGAGAGAAAGTAATGATTTGCTGCGCGTTTGTTTCATAGAAGCCCAGTTTCACCCCGATTTACGCGATCGCATTCAAATCGAAGTAATTAGCAAAATGACTAGCGTCGCTGAAGCTTTTTTCCAAACCGCTATGGATAAAGGGATCTATCGTCGCACTAATCCTAAAATCGTCGCTCAAGTTTTTCTGGGAATGTTCGCGATCGCTGGTTTCTCTAATCAGACTATTATAGATCCTGATGCTTCTCCCCAAGCTTTACAAGAAATGGCTGAAGGAATTGCTGATATCTTTCTTCACGGTGTCTTAGCTCCATCTAAATAA
- a CDS encoding pitrilysin family protein has product MMLKYWKLLAWLTLGIAIAQFCFWNSPASAKIPEHYTDLQFPPLEEVTFPDYQRYQLKNGLVVYLIEDHELPLITGNALIRGGSRLESPTQVGLGELTGIVWRSGGTQLHSPEEINLILEQKAATIESSVGTAGANLYFNALSADLESVLALFAEIMRYPAFDPEQLDQAKLQMRGGIARRNDNPGAIASREFAKLIYGDQSPYARTVEYQTLEPIQREDLLKFYQTYVRPDQVILGIVGDFDSRKIKSLIAENFADWRVETPSTIYPLPTATQNYTKGVFLVDQPQLTQSNILLGHLGGKFDDPDYPALTVVNGLLNGFGGRLFQEVRSRQGLAYSVYGLWTPRYDFPGLFILGGQTRSETTVPFIKSLLVEVEKLRDRPVTTAELDYAKNSILNSFVFEFEEASQTLSRLMSYEYYGYPKDFIFKYQQAIQATTIADVQRVAQKHLQPDNLLILVVGNKQAIQPSLADLNRDLKIVDISIPEPS; this is encoded by the coding sequence ATGATGCTCAAATATTGGAAATTATTGGCTTGGCTCACCCTGGGTATAGCGATCGCCCAATTCTGCTTCTGGAATAGCCCTGCTTCTGCAAAAATACCAGAACATTACACCGATTTGCAATTTCCCCCTTTGGAGGAGGTAACTTTTCCCGATTATCAACGCTATCAATTAAAAAATGGTCTAGTAGTGTATTTAATTGAAGACCATGAATTGCCTTTAATTACTGGTAATGCACTAATCAGAGGTGGTTCCAGACTAGAAAGTCCCACACAAGTAGGTTTAGGAGAGTTAACGGGAATAGTTTGGCGTAGCGGAGGAACTCAACTGCATTCTCCAGAAGAAATCAATCTCATCTTGGAACAAAAAGCGGCGACGATTGAATCTAGCGTGGGTACAGCTGGTGCTAACTTGTATTTTAACGCTTTGAGTGCGGATTTAGAGTCTGTTTTGGCTTTATTTGCCGAAATCATGCGCTATCCTGCTTTTGATCCAGAACAACTAGACCAAGCTAAACTGCAAATGCGCGGCGGTATTGCTCGTCGCAATGACAACCCAGGAGCTATAGCTAGTAGGGAATTCGCCAAATTGATCTATGGAGACCAAAGTCCCTACGCTCGTACCGTAGAATATCAAACCTTAGAACCAATCCAAAGAGAAGATTTACTCAAATTCTACCAAACCTACGTTCGCCCAGATCAAGTAATTCTGGGAATAGTGGGGGATTTTGATTCTCGAAAAATCAAGAGTTTAATCGCTGAGAATTTTGCAGATTGGCGTGTGGAGACTCCCTCAACTATATACCCCCTTCCTACCGCTACGCAAAATTATACCAAGGGCGTATTTTTAGTCGATCAACCCCAATTAACTCAGAGTAATATTCTCTTGGGACATCTTGGGGGTAAATTTGATGACCCAGATTATCCCGCTTTGACGGTGGTGAATGGGTTACTCAATGGTTTCGGAGGACGTCTATTTCAAGAAGTGCGATCGCGTCAGGGTTTAGCTTATTCTGTCTATGGTTTATGGACTCCCAGATACGATTTCCCGGGACTATTTATCTTGGGGGGACAAACGCGCTCGGAAACCACCGTACCCTTTATTAAATCACTGTTAGTAGAAGTAGAAAAGTTGCGCGATCGCCCCGTTACTACAGCAGAATTAGACTACGCTAAAAACTCTATTTTGAATTCTTTTGTCTTTGAATTTGAAGAAGCAAGTCAAACCCTATCCCGACTGATGTCCTACGAATACTATGGCTACCCTAAAGATTTTATTTTCAAATATCAACAAGCGATCCAAGCAACCACCATCGCCGACGTGCAAAGAGTCGCGCAAAAGCATTTACAACCAGATAATCTTTTGATTCTAGTAGTAGGGAATAAACAAGCGATTCAACCGTCTCTAGCTGATTTGAACCGCGATCTGAAAATTGTCGATATTAGTATCCCTGAACCGAGTTAA
- a CDS encoding type II toxin-antitoxin system HigB family toxin: protein MHVISKKRLKDFYQTYPNAKVALNNWYRIASKTLWTNLVEVQQTYRDAEAVGNFTVFNLKGNSIRLIVLIDYKNSIIFVRHVLTHAQYDKEGWKKDGWFQ from the coding sequence ATGCACGTAATTAGTAAGAAGCGGTTAAAAGATTTTTATCAGACTTATCCCAATGCGAAGGTGGCTCTGAATAATTGGTATAGAATTGCTAGTAAAACTTTGTGGACGAATCTTGTAGAAGTCCAGCAAACCTATCGAGACGCTGAAGCTGTGGGGAATTTTACTGTTTTTAATCTTAAGGGAAATTCAATTCGACTGATTGTGCTAATTGATTACAAAAACTCTATAATCTTTGTTCGTCATGTTTTAACTCATGCTCAATACGATAAAGAGGGATGGAAGAAAGATGGTTGGTTTCAATGA
- a CDS encoding phosphomannose isomerase type II C-terminal cupin domain: MSDAIRNPPWGTVTVLEQGSSYRINRIVVNPGHHISTQMHYHRSEHWIVVAGTAKVICGDRETLLTQKQSTYVPMNTRHRIENPGIVPLVMIEVQNGEYLGEDDIIRFEEKD; encoded by the coding sequence ATGAGTGATGCAATTAGAAATCCTCCTTGGGGTACAGTCACTGTTTTGGAACAAGGTTCCAGCTACCGTATTAACCGCATTGTAGTCAACCCGGGACATCATATCAGTACTCAAATGCACTATCATCGTAGCGAACACTGGATTGTAGTGGCGGGTACAGCTAAGGTTATTTGTGGCGATCGCGAAACACTTTTAACTCAAAAACAATCAACTTACGTTCCCATGAATACGCGTCATCGTATCGAAAACCCAGGTATCGTTCCCCTGGTGATGATTGAAGTACAAAATGGCGAATATTTGGGAGAAGACGATATTATTCGCTTTGAAGAAAAAGATTAA
- the obgE gene encoding GTPase ObgE, with protein MQFIDQAEIEVYGGKGGDGIVAFRREKYVPAGGPAGGNGGKGGSVILMAVTNLQTLLDFHYARTFQAEDGKRGGPNNCTGAGGSDRLIEVPCGTLVLDIDTESVLGDLVSEGQTLCVAQGGKGGLGNRHFLSNQNRAPEYALPGLAGEYRRLRLELKLLAEVGIIGLPNAGKSTLISALSSARPKIADYPFTTLIPNLGVVRKPTGDGTVFADIPGLIAGAHQGVGLGHDFLRHIERTRLLLHLVDITSSDPIADYQIIQQELSAYGRGLSDRHQIIALNKIDATSSQLVAQITSELGQLTPVPIFAISAVTRTGLDVLLATVWETLDHNII; from the coding sequence ATGCAATTTATCGATCAAGCCGAAATTGAAGTTTATGGAGGAAAGGGAGGGGACGGAATCGTTGCTTTTCGCCGTGAAAAATACGTACCCGCAGGGGGACCCGCAGGAGGTAACGGTGGTAAGGGTGGTTCAGTAATTTTAATGGCAGTGACCAATCTGCAAACCTTGCTGGATTTCCACTACGCACGTACTTTTCAAGCCGAAGATGGTAAACGAGGAGGTCCCAATAACTGTACTGGTGCTGGAGGGAGCGATCGCCTGATCGAAGTCCCATGTGGTACTCTTGTACTTGATATTGATACTGAGTCAGTTTTGGGAGATTTAGTTAGTGAAGGTCAAACCCTCTGCGTCGCCCAAGGAGGTAAAGGAGGTTTAGGTAATCGTCACTTCCTGAGTAATCAAAACCGTGCTCCTGAATACGCTTTACCTGGTTTAGCTGGAGAATATCGCCGTTTGCGTCTAGAGTTAAAATTGCTAGCGGAAGTAGGTATTATTGGTCTACCCAACGCGGGTAAATCTACCCTGATCTCTGCTTTATCTTCAGCGCGTCCCAAAATAGCGGATTATCCCTTTACTACCTTAATTCCGAATCTGGGAGTGGTGCGTAAACCCACCGGAGACGGTACGGTTTTTGCCGATATCCCAGGTTTAATCGCTGGCGCCCACCAAGGGGTAGGTTTAGGGCACGATTTTCTCCGTCATATCGAACGTACCCGTCTGTTACTGCATCTGGTGGACATAACGAGTAGCGATCCCATTGCTGATTATCAAATTATTCAACAAGAATTAAGCGCTTACGGAAGGGGATTGAGCGATCGCCATCAAATTATCGCCCTCAATAAAATTGACGCGACCTCAAGCCAACTAGTCGCTCAAATTACGTCTGAACTAGGACAATTAACCCCTGTTCCTATTTTTGCTATTTCTGCGGTTACTCGTACCGGTTTAGACGTTCTTTTAGCTACCGTTTGGGAGACCTTAGATCATAATATAATTTAA
- a CDS encoding pitrilysin family protein produces the protein MPNSNVFKKFLPKILVLLLWFSLGLPSQAETIQPYLNQVQERFSEFSLDNGIKFIILVNHQAPVISFVTYANVGGVDEPEGKTGVAHFLEHLAFKGTTKIGTTDYSAEKEILTHLDEVYQEIKQAQTSNNQAKLKQLNTQWEKLEQQALSYVKQNEFGQIVETEGGTGLNAVTSADYTAYFYNFPANKLELWMSLESERFLEPVFREFYTEKNVILEERRLRTDNSPIGQMIEAFLDEAFTLHPYKRPVIGYNQDIRNLTRSDVEEFFQTYYTPNNLTIAIVGDVDPEEVEQLAQIYFSRYLLKPEPPQLEIVEPPQSVTREVNLTLSSQPWYLEGYHRPSLRDKDHVVYEVITGLLSGGRTSRLYQSLVEKQQVALAAQSFNGFPGEKYPNLILFYALSAPGHSLAEVETAMRREIERFYLEPVTETELEKVKTNLKADLLRSLDSNSGMARLLVEYEVKTGSWQNLFTDLDKLTQVTPADVQRVAKATFTPENRTIGRILSDN, from the coding sequence ATGCCTAATTCTAATGTATTCAAGAAGTTTTTGCCCAAGATTTTAGTTTTATTATTATGGTTTTCACTCGGATTACCCAGTCAAGCCGAAACGATTCAACCCTATTTAAACCAAGTACAAGAACGTTTTAGCGAATTTTCCTTGGATAATGGCATCAAGTTTATCATTTTGGTAAATCATCAAGCCCCCGTCATCTCTTTTGTCACCTACGCTAACGTGGGAGGAGTAGACGAACCTGAGGGAAAAACAGGGGTTGCACATTTTTTAGAGCATTTAGCCTTTAAAGGTACCACCAAAATTGGCACTACCGATTATTCAGCCGAAAAAGAAATTTTAACGCATTTAGACGAAGTGTACCAGGAAATTAAACAAGCTCAAACGAGTAACAATCAAGCTAAACTCAAACAATTAAACACACAATGGGAGAAACTGGAACAACAAGCCCTTAGTTACGTTAAACAGAACGAATTCGGGCAAATTGTCGAAACAGAAGGGGGTACAGGCTTAAATGCAGTGACCAGCGCCGATTATACCGCCTATTTTTATAACTTTCCGGCAAATAAATTAGAATTGTGGATGTCTCTAGAGTCAGAAAGATTTTTAGAACCGGTATTCCGGGAATTTTATACCGAAAAGAACGTTATTTTAGAAGAACGTCGCTTACGTACGGATAATTCCCCCATCGGTCAGATGATCGAAGCCTTTTTAGACGAAGCTTTTACCCTACATCCCTATAAACGTCCAGTGATTGGCTACAACCAAGACATTCGCAATCTAACTAGATCAGATGTAGAGGAATTTTTTCAAACCTACTATACCCCCAATAATCTGACCATCGCTATAGTGGGAGATGTAGACCCAGAAGAAGTCGAGCAATTAGCCCAAATTTATTTTAGTCGCTATCTTTTAAAACCAGAACCTCCCCAACTGGAAATAGTTGAACCTCCCCAAAGCGTCACCCGTGAAGTAAACTTAACCCTGTCTTCTCAACCTTGGTATCTGGAGGGTTATCATCGTCCTAGTCTCAGGGATAAAGATCACGTAGTGTACGAAGTTATTACAGGTCTACTCAGTGGCGGTCGTACTTCTCGCTTGTATCAATCCCTGGTAGAGAAACAACAAGTAGCTTTAGCCGCCCAAAGTTTCAACGGCTTTCCTGGAGAAAAATATCCCAATTTGATCTTATTTTACGCCCTGAGCGCCCCGGGGCACAGCCTCGCCGAGGTAGAAACAGCGATGAGAAGAGAAATTGAACGCTTTTATTTAGAACCAGTGACGGAAACAGAGCTAGAAAAAGTCAAAACCAACCTCAAAGCCGATTTACTGCGAAGTTTGGATAGTAATTCGGGTATGGCGCGTTTATTAGTCGAGTACGAGGTTAAAACCGGAAGCTGGCAAAATTTGTTTACAGATTTAGACAAACTAACCCAAGTTACCCCCGCAGACGTGCAAAGAGTAGCAAAAGCAACCTTTACACCAGAGAATAGAACGATAGGACGAATATTATCTGACAATTAA